From Toxorhynchites rutilus septentrionalis strain SRP chromosome 2, ASM2978413v1, whole genome shotgun sequence, a single genomic window includes:
- the LOC129767317 gene encoding pre-mRNA-splicing factor 38B isoform X1, translating to MESEYYDDQQQQPPKKSAKQNNALPLWGNESTMNLNALILANIQGSSYFKVSLFKLKTYHEVVDEIYYQVKHLEPWERGSRKTSGQTGMCGGVRGVGAGGIVSTAFCLLYKLYTLRLTRKQVNGLLTHGDSPYIRALGFMYLRFTQPPADLYDWYEPYLLDEEEIDVKAGGGQTMTIGQMVRQYLTKLDWFSTLFPRIPVPIQKQIESKLEQFARENNVSFAEATNDRYSKSGGRNYERPGNPTRDEYPAGEPSRSTKRAEYAGHCDRDREPPRTARYGRDDDHRRERGRERDYERERERIRVDRDRTERDRDYDRGRDRHRDKRSRSRDRDYQRDRNYERDRKYR from the exons ATGGAATCAGAGTATTACGATG ATCAGCAACAGCAACCACCGAAAAAATCGGCGAAGCAAAACAATGCCTTGCCACTATGGGGAAACGAAAGTACAATGAATCTGAATGCGTTGATCCTGGCCAATATTCAGGGTTCTAGTTACTTCAAAG TGTCCTTGTTCAAACTGAAGACTTACCACGAGGTGGTGGACGAAATCTACTACCAGGTTAAACACTTGGAACCATGGGAGAGAGGCTCACGCAAAACCTCCGGTCAAACGGGGATGTGTGGTGGG GTTCGAGGAGTTGGTGCCGGGGGTATAGTCTCGACCGCTTTCTGCCTTCTTTACAAATTGTACACACTGCGATTGACGCGGAAGCAGGTTAACGGATTGCTCACTCATGGTGATTCGCCATATATTAGAGCGTTAG GTTTTATGTATTTAAGATTCACACAACCTCCAGCCGATCTCTACGACTGGTACGAGCCGTACCTTCTGGACGAGGAAGAGATCGATGTGAAGGCTGGAGGCGGCCAG ACAATGACAATCGGACAAATGGTTCGGCAGTACCTTACCAAGCTAGACTGGTTCTCCACCTTGTTCCCGCGTATTCCTGTTCCGATCCAGAagcagatagagagtaaattagAGCAATTCGCCCGAGAGAACAATGTTTCCTTCGCGGAAGCTACAAACGATCGGTACAGTAAATCGGGTGGCCGAAACTACGAACGCCCGGGAAACCCAACACGAGATGAGTATCCGGCTGGAGAGCCTAGTCGAAGTACGAAACGGGCCGAGTATGCGGGACACTGCGACCGGGACCGTGAGCCCCCAAGAACCGCAAGATACGGCAGAGACGATGACCACCGGCGAGAACGGGGTAGAGAGCGAGATTACGAAAGGGAACGGGAGAGAATCAGAGTAGACAGAGATAGGACGGAACGCGATCGGGATTATGATCGTGGGAGGGACAGACACCGGGATAAAAGGTCTCGTTCAAGGGATCGAGATTATCAGCGGGATCGTAATTATGAACGGGACAGAAAATATCGCTAG
- the LOC129767317 gene encoding pre-mRNA-splicing factor 38B isoform X2, translating to MESEYYDDQQQQPPKKSAKQNNALPLWGNESTMNLNALILANIQGSSYFKVSLFKLKTYHEVVDEIYYQVKHLEPWERGSRKTSGQTGMCGGVRGVGAGGIVSTAFCLLYKLYTLRLTRKQVNGLLTHGDSPYIRALGFMYLRFTQPPADLYDWYEPYLLDEEEIDVKAGGGQVDNDNRTNGSAVPYQARLVLHLVPAYSCSDPEADRE from the exons ATGGAATCAGAGTATTACGATG ATCAGCAACAGCAACCACCGAAAAAATCGGCGAAGCAAAACAATGCCTTGCCACTATGGGGAAACGAAAGTACAATGAATCTGAATGCGTTGATCCTGGCCAATATTCAGGGTTCTAGTTACTTCAAAG TGTCCTTGTTCAAACTGAAGACTTACCACGAGGTGGTGGACGAAATCTACTACCAGGTTAAACACTTGGAACCATGGGAGAGAGGCTCACGCAAAACCTCCGGTCAAACGGGGATGTGTGGTGGG GTTCGAGGAGTTGGTGCCGGGGGTATAGTCTCGACCGCTTTCTGCCTTCTTTACAAATTGTACACACTGCGATTGACGCGGAAGCAGGTTAACGGATTGCTCACTCATGGTGATTCGCCATATATTAGAGCGTTAG GTTTTATGTATTTAAGATTCACACAACCTCCAGCCGATCTCTACGACTGGTACGAGCCGTACCTTCTGGACGAGGAAGAGATCGATGTGAAGGCTGGAGGCGGCCAGGTAG ACAATGACAATCGGACAAATGGTTCGGCAGTACCTTACCAAGCTAGACTGGTTCTCCACCTTGTTCCCGCGTATTCCTGTTCCGATCCAGAagcagatagagagtaa